One region of Demequina sp. TMPB413 genomic DNA includes:
- a CDS encoding D-alanyl-D-alanine carboxypeptidase family protein, with translation MRGVLAAVNLAPIGVALVALIALVSCAPEPGPPERRLIEPPAPVVEEVSADPSVSVPSAAPEVTVAHDYTSASSITVVVTKRRPLSPLSYVPAELVTLSGVPGGADQQMQAEAADAMTEMSAAATEAGVPFRINTAYRDFEFQQYLYQREVRESGVATADRLVARPGHSEHQTGLAADLYDTPANLLRASFGASGAGTWIREHAHEYGFIVSYPDGAQAVTGYVYEPWHVRYVGKEVAMDMHESGVATLQEYFGVEASPDHG, from the coding sequence ATGCGTGGAGTACTCGCCGCAGTGAACCTGGCGCCCATCGGCGTCGCGTTGGTGGCGCTCATCGCGCTCGTTTCTTGCGCCCCAGAACCCGGGCCGCCTGAGCGACGCCTCATCGAGCCTCCCGCGCCGGTGGTCGAGGAGGTGAGCGCCGATCCTTCCGTCAGCGTGCCGTCGGCGGCGCCCGAGGTGACCGTCGCGCACGACTACACAAGCGCGTCGTCGATCACCGTGGTCGTGACAAAGCGTCGGCCTCTCTCGCCGCTGTCATACGTCCCCGCTGAGCTCGTGACACTGAGCGGTGTGCCCGGTGGGGCCGATCAGCAGATGCAGGCTGAGGCTGCTGACGCAATGACGGAGATGTCCGCCGCCGCTACAGAAGCAGGGGTTCCCTTTCGCATCAACACCGCCTATCGCGACTTCGAGTTCCAGCAGTACCTGTACCAGCGCGAGGTGAGGGAATCAGGCGTCGCCACGGCGGATCGCTTGGTTGCTAGGCCCGGGCACTCGGAACATCAGACGGGACTGGCCGCGGATCTCTACGACACCCCCGCCAATCTCTTGAGGGCGAGCTTTGGTGCCTCCGGAGCAGGGACCTGGATCCGTGAGCACGCGCATGAGTACGGGTTCATCGTCAGCTACCCCGATGGTGCCCAGGCGGTGACGGGCTATGTCTATGAGCCGTGGCATGTCCGGTATGTGGGCAAGGAGGTCGCGATGGACATGCATGAGTCAGGCGTGGCGACGCTGCAGGAGTACTTCGGTGTGGAGGCGTCTCCCGATCACGGCTAA
- a CDS encoding alpha/beta hydrolase, with product MVRTMTWLGRIAAVWLLGSLLGALAALGPARWADEVTVGSIGAGAGIVVLLATLVWLIRQGVRGRSRTILAAIAGTILVAVAAMPVGVAVWATHPPHADVEGPAPEGALEVAIDVDDTVTLAGWYFPTTSGAAVVLSHGAGSTRDDVLRQAEVLADAGYGVLAIDARGHGESSGEAMDLGWWGEADISAAIDALVAIDGVDPERIGLVGISMGGEESLGAAGQDPRVKVVVAEGATQRTAQDKSGWLPRHPLGWLQRGMDAERDVLVRWLTEAPQPRTLRSSAGASDVPVLLITAGTVPDEAAAAAWIAKGNSRVETWAVENARHTGGLATAPEQWRERVVGFLDAAIGT from the coding sequence GTGACCGTTGGTTCCATCGGAGCTGGCGCGGGAATCGTGGTTCTCCTTGCCACTCTCGTCTGGCTGATACGGCAGGGTGTCCGCGGGCGGTCGCGGACGATCCTCGCTGCCATCGCAGGCACGATCTTGGTGGCCGTGGCGGCCATGCCAGTGGGTGTCGCCGTATGGGCGACACACCCGCCGCACGCTGACGTGGAGGGTCCCGCACCAGAAGGGGCCCTTGAGGTCGCGATCGACGTTGACGACACCGTGACCCTCGCCGGTTGGTACTTTCCCACTACGAGTGGCGCGGCCGTGGTCCTCAGTCACGGGGCCGGCTCAACTCGCGACGACGTGTTGCGCCAGGCTGAGGTTCTGGCCGACGCCGGCTACGGAGTGCTCGCCATCGACGCCAGGGGCCATGGGGAGTCCTCCGGCGAGGCGATGGACCTCGGTTGGTGGGGCGAGGCCGACATCTCGGCAGCCATCGACGCTCTCGTAGCGATCGACGGCGTTGACCCTGAGCGGATCGGTCTTGTGGGAATCTCCATGGGCGGCGAGGAGTCGCTCGGGGCAGCCGGGCAGGACCCGCGTGTCAAGGTCGTGGTGGCGGAGGGCGCTACACAACGCACCGCGCAAGACAAGTCCGGTTGGCTGCCCCGCCATCCGCTCGGCTGGCTACAGCGCGGGATGGATGCCGAGCGAGATGTCCTCGTGAGATGGCTCACCGAGGCGCCGCAGCCGCGCACTCTGCGCAGCTCGGCTGGGGCCAGTGACGTCCCAGTGCTGCTCATCACTGCTGGCACCGTGCCTGACGAGGCGGCGGCAGCGGCATGGATCGCGAAAGGCAACAGTCGAGTTGAGACCTGGGCTGTCGAGAACGCGCGCCACACCGGCGGCCTCGCGACGGCTCCCGAGCAGTGGCGAGAGCGCGTCGTCGGCTTCCTCGATGCGGCAATCGGCACTTAG